The following coding sequences lie in one Apium graveolens cultivar Ventura chromosome 1, ASM990537v1, whole genome shotgun sequence genomic window:
- the LOC141712905 gene encoding uncharacterized protein LOC141712905, whose amino-acid sequence MNEFNGKCDQEDHYEKYELLMIGMGQNDIMLCKMFKTYLKGSASMWYKSLQPRSVESYEQLKRKFLKYYSHLCRKAKDTEALVHCRQRASEELRDYLARFKEEAGMVMNLDKVKAMGFLTAGLDPYKVKKLRSSL is encoded by the coding sequence ATGAATGAGTTTAATGGGAAGTGTGACCAGGAGGACCATTATGAAAAATATGAGTTGCTGATGATTGGGATGGGGCAAAATGACATCATGCTCTGCAAGATGTTCAAGACCTATCTGAAAGGATCGGCCTCGATGTGGTACAAGTCCCTCCAGCCCAGGTCCGTCGAGTCTTATGAGCAACTGAAGAGAAAGTTTCTGAAGTATTACTCCCACTTATGCCGAAAGGCGAAGGACACTGAAGCCCTGGTCCACTGTCGACAGAGGGCGAGCGAAGAGTTACGGGATTATTTGGCTCGGTTTAAGGAAGAAGCTGGAATGGTCATGAATCTAGACAAAGTCAAGGCAATGGGCTTCCTTACGGCGGGGCTGGACCCTTACAAAGTTAAAAAGCTTCGCTCATCTCTTTAA